A region from the Candidatus Hydrogenedentota bacterium genome encodes:
- the groL gene encoding chaperonin GroEL (60 kDa chaperone family; promotes refolding of misfolded polypeptides especially under stressful conditions; forms two stacked rings of heptamers to form a barrel-shaped 14mer; ends can be capped by GroES; misfolded proteins enter the barrel where they are refolded when GroES binds): MAAKQLLFGQEARMALLAGVDALADAVKATLGPKGRNVLMEKSYGAPKVTKDGVTVAKEVELKDPLANMGARMIRQAASKTGDIAGDGTTTATVLAQEMVHEGMKHVTAGANPMHLKRGMDKAMAAALAGVAAMAKKIKDQEEIRQVATVSANGDATIGDIIADAIEKVGQDGVITIEEGKSLETEVEIVDGMRFDRGYISPHFVNDPENMKCVLEDPAILCYEKKIGSIRDMLPVLQKVAQSGRPLLIIAEDLEGEALATLVVNRLRGVLNVAAVKAPAFGDRRKEILRDISVVTGGTFVSEDLGMSLEKLELAELGGAKRVEITKDFTTIIQGAGSKKEIQGRCDQIRRQIEDTTSDYDREKLQERLAKLAGGVAVIKIGAASEVELKEKKDRADDALHATRAAIEEGIVAGGGVALLRVRDKVAKLDLEGDEKTGANIVCRAMAAPLARIADNAGLEGQVVVNDVSAVKGNMGLNAATGEMQDLVKAGIIDPAKVIRCALQNAVSAAGMIITTECLVTDVVKKDEDGKK; the protein is encoded by the coding sequence ATGGCTGCGAAACAACTGCTTTTCGGACAGGAGGCGCGGATGGCGCTGCTGGCGGGCGTGGACGCGCTGGCGGACGCGGTGAAGGCGACGCTGGGCCCGAAGGGGCGCAATGTGCTGATGGAGAAGTCCTACGGCGCGCCGAAGGTGACCAAGGACGGCGTGACGGTGGCGAAGGAGGTGGAGCTGAAGGATCCTCTGGCGAACATGGGCGCGCGGATGATCCGGCAGGCGGCGAGCAAGACGGGCGACATCGCGGGCGACGGCACGACGACGGCGACGGTGCTGGCGCAGGAGATGGTGCACGAGGGGATGAAGCATGTGACGGCGGGCGCGAACCCGATGCACCTGAAGCGGGGGATGGACAAGGCGATGGCGGCGGCGCTGGCCGGCGTGGCCGCGATGGCCAAGAAGATCAAGGACCAGGAGGAGATCCGGCAGGTGGCGACGGTGTCGGCGAACGGCGACGCGACCATCGGCGACATCATCGCGGACGCGATCGAGAAGGTGGGCCAGGACGGCGTGATCACCATCGAGGAAGGCAAGAGCCTGGAGACCGAGGTGGAGATCGTGGACGGCATGCGCTTTGACCGCGGCTACATCTCCCCGCACTTCGTGAACGACCCCGAGAACATGAAGTGCGTGCTGGAGGACCCGGCGATCCTGTGCTACGAGAAGAAGATCGGCAGCATCCGGGACATGCTTCCCGTGCTGCAGAAGGTGGCCCAGAGCGGCCGCCCGCTGCTCATCATCGCCGAGGACCTCGAGGGCGAGGCGCTGGCCACGCTGGTGGTCAACCGGCTGCGCGGCGTGCTGAACGTGGCGGCGGTGAAGGCGCCGGCCTTCGGCGACCGCCGCAAGGAGATCCTGCGCGACATCAGCGTCGTCACCGGCGGCACCTTCGTCAGCGAGGACCTGGGCATGAGCCTGGAGAAGCTGGAGCTGGCCGAGCTCGGCGGCGCGAAGCGCGTGGAGATCACCAAGGACTTCACGACGATCATCCAGGGCGCGGGGAGCAAGAAGGAAATCCAGGGCCGCTGCGACCAGATCCGCCGGCAGATCGAGGACACCACGTCCGACTACGACCGCGAGAAGCTCCAGGAGCGCCTGGCGAAGCTCGCCGGCGGCGTCGCGGTCATCAAGATCGGCGCGGCCAGCGAGGTCGAGCTGAAGGAGAAGAAGGACCGCGCCGACGACGCGCTCCACGCGACCCGCGCGGCGATTGAGGAGGGCATCGTGGCCGGCGGCGGCGTCGCGCTCCTGCGCGTGCGCGACAAGGTCGCCAAGCTGGACCTCGAGGGCGACGAGAAGACCGGCGCGAACATCGTGTGCAGGGCCATGGCCGCGCCGCTGGCTCGGATCGCGGACAACGCGGGCCTTGAGGGCCAGGTCGTCGTCAACGACGTGTCCGCCGTGAAGGGCAACATGGGCCTCAACGCGGCCACGGGCGAGATGCAGGACCTGGTGAAGGCCGGCATCATTGACCCGGCCAAGGTCATCCGCTGCGCCCTGCAGAACGCCGTCAGCGCGGCGGGCATGATCATCACCACCGAGTGCCTCGTGACCGACGTGGTCAAGAAGGACGAGGACGGCAAGAAGTGA
- the leuC gene encoding 3-isopropylmalate dehydratase large subunit: MPKNIYQKIWDAHVVHTPEDQDAILYIDRHYVHEVTSAQAFEGLRLAGRRARRPELTFATMDHNIPTTDRSLPITDALSRAQVETLKRNCAEFGVTCFDMFDRHNGVVHIIGPELGLTLPGMTVVCGDSHTSTHGALGALAHGIGTSEVEHVLATQTLRQKPSKTMEVRVEGKVGPGVTAKDIILAVIGKIGTAGGTGYVIEYTGGAIRALSMEGRMTVCNMTIEAGARAGLISPDQTTVAYLKGREYLPKDRAWEDLAAGWLSWASDPGCAYDTTVVLQAADIEPQVTWGTSPGMVAGINGRTPVLAELADANTRLSAQKALQYMDLGEGMPLTAVRINKMFIGSCTNGRIEDLREAAKVVRGHQKAESVEQALVVPGSLAVKEQAEAEGLDAVFKEAGFEWREAGCSMCLAMNDDRLSPGDRCASTSNRNFEGRQGKGGRTHLVSPAMAAAAAVAGHFVDVRSWDYKD, translated from the coding sequence ATGCCGAAGAACATCTACCAGAAGATTTGGGACGCCCACGTGGTCCACACGCCGGAGGACCAGGACGCGATCCTGTACATTGACCGGCATTACGTGCACGAGGTCACCTCGGCGCAGGCCTTCGAGGGGCTGCGGCTGGCCGGGCGGCGCGCGCGCCGGCCGGAGCTGACCTTCGCCACAATGGACCACAACATCCCCACGACCGACCGGAGCCTGCCCATCACGGACGCCCTTTCGCGCGCCCAGGTGGAGACGCTGAAGAGGAACTGCGCCGAGTTCGGCGTCACCTGCTTCGACATGTTCGACCGCCACAATGGCGTGGTGCACATCATCGGGCCGGAGCTGGGCCTCACCCTGCCCGGCATGACGGTCGTCTGCGGCGACTCGCACACCTCGACCCACGGCGCCCTCGGCGCGCTCGCCCACGGGATCGGCACGAGCGAGGTGGAGCACGTGCTGGCCACCCAGACCCTGCGGCAGAAGCCCTCGAAAACCATGGAGGTCCGCGTCGAGGGCAAAGTCGGCCCCGGCGTCACGGCCAAGGACATCATCCTGGCGGTGATCGGGAAGATCGGCACCGCCGGGGGCACGGGCTATGTGATCGAGTACACCGGCGGGGCCATCCGCGCGCTTTCCATGGAGGGCCGCATGACGGTCTGCAACATGACCATCGAGGCCGGGGCCCGGGCCGGGCTGATTTCCCCGGACCAGACCACCGTCGCGTATCTGAAGGGCCGGGAATACCTGCCCAAGGACAGGGCTTGGGAGGATCTGGCCGCCGGATGGCTCTCCTGGGCCTCCGACCCCGGCTGCGCCTACGACACCACCGTGGTGCTTCAGGCGGCGGACATTGAGCCCCAGGTCACCTGGGGCACCTCGCCCGGCATGGTCGCCGGCATCAACGGGCGCACCCCCGTGCTCGCAGAACTGGCCGACGCCAACACCCGCCTCTCGGCCCAGAAGGCCCTGCAGTACATGGACCTCGGCGAGGGCATGCCCCTCACGGCGGTCCGCATCAACAAGATGTTCATCGGCTCCTGCACCAACGGCCGCATCGAGGACCTGCGCGAGGCCGCCAAGGTCGTCAGGGGCCACCAGAAGGCCGAATCGGTGGAGCAGGCGCTGGTCGTGCCCGGCTCCCTGGCCGTCAAGGAGCAGGCCGAGGCCGAGGGCCTCGACGCGGTGTTCAAGGAGGCCGGTTTCGAGTGGCGCGAGGCGGGCTGCTCCATGTGCCTGGCCATGAACGACGACCGGCTTTCCCCCGGCGACCGCTGCGCCTCCACCTCCAACCGCAACTTCGAGGGGCGGCAGGGAAAGGGCGGCCGCACCCATCTGGTGAGCCCCGCCATGGCCGCCGCCGCCGCAGTGGCCGGGCATTTCGTGGATGTCCGTTCCTGGGACTACAAGGACTGA
- the leuD gene encoding 3-isopropylmalate dehydratase small subunit translates to MEPFKQLTGIVAPLEALNADTDQIIPKQFLKRIERTGYGDVLFYDWRYLADGKTPDPAFEMNAPRYQGASILLTKDNFGCGSSREHAPWALHDYGIRVILAPSFADIFYNNCFNNGMLPVVLPGDVVETLFGEVRAAEGYALTVDLEAQEITKPDGAVLFFTLHPFLRERLLNGWDQIGLTLLHEDKITAYEAARARSPR, encoded by the coding sequence ATGGAGCCGTTCAAGCAGCTTACGGGCATTGTCGCGCCGCTGGAGGCGCTCAACGCGGACACCGACCAGATCATCCCCAAGCAGTTCCTCAAGCGCATCGAGCGCACGGGGTACGGCGATGTCCTGTTCTACGACTGGCGCTATCTGGCCGACGGGAAGACCCCCGACCCGGCCTTCGAGATGAACGCCCCCCGCTACCAGGGCGCCTCCATCCTGCTGACCAAGGACAATTTCGGCTGCGGATCCTCGCGCGAGCACGCCCCCTGGGCGCTTCACGACTACGGCATCCGAGTCATTCTCGCCCCGTCCTTCGCCGACATCTTCTACAACAACTGCTTCAACAACGGCATGCTGCCCGTCGTCCTGCCGGGCGACGTGGTGGAGACCCTGTTCGGCGAGGTCCGCGCCGCGGAGGGCTACGCCCTTACGGTGGACCTGGAGGCGCAGGAAATCACCAAGCCGGACGGCGCCGTCCTTTTCTTCACGCTTCACCCGTTCCTCCGGGAGCGGCTGCTGAACGGGTGGGACCAGATCGGGCTGACCCTGCTGCACGAGGACAAGATCACGGCCTATGAGGCCGCCCGCGCCCGGAGCCCCCGCTGA
- a CDS encoding FmdB family transcriptional regulator, producing MPKYTYQIINDDGSRGALVEIEHGMNEPALTEHPETGQRVERVYAAPHVAGWGTERKGKELTSDENVGRLGFTKYVRNGKGHYEKHTGTGPDHFSVDK from the coding sequence ATGCCCAAGTACACCTATCAAATCATCAACGACGACGGGAGCCGCGGCGCGCTGGTGGAGATCGAGCACGGCATGAACGAGCCCGCCCTGACGGAGCACCCGGAAACGGGCCAGCGTGTGGAGCGCGTGTATGCCGCCCCCCATGTGGCGGGGTGGGGAACCGAGCGCAAGGGCAAAGAACTCACCAGCGATGAGAACGTTGGACGGCTCGGGTTCACCAAGTATGTGCGGAACGGCAAGGGGCACTACGAGAAGCACACGGGGACGGGGCCGGACCACTTCTCTGTGGACAAATGA
- the pilM gene encoding type IV pilus assembly protein PilM, whose protein sequence is MGFRRPKKAIGIDIGSHSAKAVLMSRFGGRLRVEGAVQVMVDRNLLNSDPNEAQAQAVRETLREMPVSQCLVVSAMAGQTVVVRYPRLTVKGRESLEDAIRGEASHSIPYDLNDVFLDWHVLEETAEGEQRQVKVLLVAAKHEVIDARMQVLEASELQPGMLGVDSLALSDAAEACDFLRVGETVALINVGLTSSCVHFVKDGVSSFIREVNWGLREAVQAVAKDRRFTYEDALREMEEFKHTQEDVPEAAVAEMADMEELNDLPMAKEATRQLRPVVMGDSSLLEPLEDELEDISGAGRALSDADNAYMPAGGGVAVRALTEILSAPLARMSAEFRRSFDFYEHQLYERPVDRIIVCGGGAMMGILRETLQYELGVDSVEVAHPDQSALLLGAHSAVEDLLERPPQFMVAIGLAARGMADL, encoded by the coding sequence GTGGGCTTCAGAAGACCAAAAAAAGCCATAGGCATAGACATCGGGAGCCACTCCGCCAAGGCGGTCCTGATGAGCCGCTTTGGCGGCCGCCTGCGCGTGGAAGGTGCCGTGCAGGTGATGGTGGACCGGAACCTCCTGAACAGCGACCCGAATGAGGCGCAGGCGCAGGCGGTGCGGGAGACGCTTCGGGAAATGCCGGTCAGCCAGTGCCTGGTGGTGTCGGCCATGGCCGGGCAGACCGTTGTGGTCCGCTATCCGCGGCTGACGGTCAAGGGCCGCGAGAGTTTGGAGGATGCCATCCGGGGGGAGGCTTCCCACAGCATTCCCTACGATCTCAACGACGTCTTTCTGGACTGGCATGTTTTGGAGGAGACGGCGGAGGGGGAGCAGCGGCAGGTCAAGGTCCTGTTGGTCGCCGCCAAGCATGAGGTGATTGACGCCCGGATGCAGGTGTTGGAGGCCTCGGAGCTTCAGCCGGGCATGCTGGGGGTGGATTCCCTCGCGCTTTCGGACGCGGCGGAGGCCTGCGACTTTCTGCGTGTCGGGGAGACGGTGGCCCTGATCAACGTCGGGCTCACGTCCTCCTGTGTTCACTTTGTCAAGGACGGCGTTTCCAGTTTCATCCGGGAGGTGAACTGGGGCCTTCGGGAGGCGGTGCAGGCGGTGGCCAAGGACCGCCGTTTCACCTACGAGGACGCGCTGCGGGAGATGGAGGAGTTCAAGCACACGCAGGAGGATGTGCCCGAGGCGGCGGTGGCGGAGATGGCGGACATGGAAGAATTGAATGATCTGCCCATGGCCAAGGAGGCCACGCGGCAGCTTAGGCCGGTCGTCATGGGCGACTCCTCCCTGCTTGAGCCGCTGGAGGACGAGCTGGAGGATATTTCCGGTGCCGGGCGGGCGCTTTCCGACGCGGACAACGCCTACATGCCGGCCGGGGGCGGGGTTGCCGTGAGGGCGTTGACGGAGATTCTTTCAGCGCCCCTGGCGAGGATGTCCGCCGAGTTCAGGCGCTCCTTCGACTTCTATGAACACCAGCTTTACGAGCGCCCCGTGGACCGCATCATTGTCTGCGGCGGGGGCGCCATGATGGGCATCCTCCGCGAGACCCTCCAGTATGAGCTGGGGGTGGACAGCGTTGAGGTGGCGCATCCGGACCAGAGCGCCCTCCTGTTGGGGGCGCATTCGGCTGTGGAGGACTTGCTTGAACGGCCGCCGCAGTTCATGGTCGCCATTGGGCTGGCCGCGCGCGGCATGGCGGATCTATGA
- the pilO gene encoding type 4a pilus biogenesis protein PilO — protein sequence MTAKDWMFVGGVLALTAVVAVAFYVLIIGHQKQKVEARRQELAAVKKELGEARKIEENIDGLRKESEDMERLVDIFQKRLPSEREIPNLLRRFETIGGELGLKVQLASLPSRRESRTETIPYKVTATGEFHQIVGFINLLERDERYLKVSDLDIGEQEAGVSTATFVLSTFRFIEQEETAPAAEAASAAQKAAAGNKAGAAK from the coding sequence GTGACCGCAAAGGATTGGATGTTCGTGGGGGGCGTGCTCGCCCTCACGGCGGTGGTTGCGGTCGCCTTCTACGTCCTCATCATCGGCCACCAGAAGCAGAAGGTGGAGGCGCGCCGGCAGGAGCTGGCGGCGGTGAAGAAGGAGCTTGGCGAGGCGAGGAAGATCGAGGAAAACATTGACGGGCTCCGCAAGGAGTCGGAGGACATGGAGCGCCTGGTGGACATTTTCCAGAAGCGCCTGCCCAGCGAGCGCGAGATTCCCAACCTTCTCCGGCGCTTCGAGACCATTGGCGGCGAGCTCGGCCTGAAGGTGCAGCTGGCCTCGCTGCCCTCCCGCAGGGAGAGCCGCACGGAGACCATCCCGTACAAAGTCACCGCCACCGGCGAATTTCACCAGATTGTCGGCTTCATCAACCTGCTCGAGCGCGACGAGCGCTACCTGAAGGTTTCCGACTTGGACATCGGGGAGCAGGAGGCGGGGGTCTCCACCGCCACCTTCGTCCTGAGCACGTTCCGCTTCATTGAGCAGGAGGAGACGGCCCCGGCCGCGGAGGCGGCGTCCGCCGCCCAGAAGGCGGCTGCGGGCAACAAGGCAGGTGCCGCGAAATGA
- a CDS encoding sodium-dependent transporter has product MRQGATDGWATRFGLIMAMAGNAVGLGNFLRFPGKAAPYGGAFMVPYFTVLVLIGIPLMWMEWTIGRHGGGYGHGTTPGMFHRMWNRRVSKYLGIFGVLLPAMVGVYYIYIESWSLGYAWQTVTGAYWGKTSNEEMKGVFGAFLGMDGGFFSFNPSAYFFFLVTLGINVLVFSRGIAGGIEIVAKYCMPVLLVLGVVLTVRVLTLPPVEERTVSDGLAQVWRVDDWSVLLKPDIWLAAAGQIFFTLSVGLGMVHTYASYLRKREDVVLSGLASAGTNELVEVVIGGSIAIPAAVIFFGVTQTREIAGSGTFFIGFYALPVIFQQMPAGQFFGTLWFLLLFLAGLTSSMAMFTPLLVFLEDELRLTRRQGVALISAVVFVFMQPVVLFMHHGLMDELDYWMGEVGLVLFVAIESVVFSWVFGMDKGWREMHLGADIRLPRVFYYIMKYVTPSASVIIFLWWCGGSLWGKLTMAGAVPEDKPFLWLARGMILVVAAFIAWGIHHAWKTHPKLFEVVEQEEGGEA; this is encoded by the coding sequence ATGCGGCAGGGTGCGACAGACGGATGGGCGACCCGCTTCGGGCTGATCATGGCCATGGCGGGCAACGCGGTCGGGCTGGGAAACTTCCTCCGTTTCCCGGGGAAGGCGGCCCCCTACGGCGGCGCCTTCATGGTGCCCTATTTCACCGTTCTCGTGCTCATCGGCATCCCCCTCATGTGGATGGAGTGGACCATCGGCCGCCACGGCGGGGGATACGGCCACGGCACCACCCCCGGCATGTTCCACCGCATGTGGAACCGCCGCGTCTCGAAGTATCTGGGCATTTTCGGCGTGTTGCTTCCGGCCATGGTCGGGGTCTACTACATCTACATAGAGTCCTGGTCCCTGGGATACGCGTGGCAGACGGTGACGGGGGCCTACTGGGGAAAGACCTCCAACGAGGAGATGAAGGGCGTCTTTGGCGCGTTCCTCGGCATGGACGGGGGCTTCTTCTCGTTCAACCCCTCCGCCTATTTTTTCTTCCTGGTGACATTGGGAATCAATGTGCTTGTGTTCAGCCGGGGCATCGCCGGCGGCATCGAGATTGTCGCGAAATACTGCATGCCCGTCCTTCTTGTCCTCGGAGTCGTGCTCACCGTCCGGGTTCTGACGCTTCCCCCGGTCGAGGAGCGCACGGTCAGCGACGGCCTCGCGCAGGTGTGGCGCGTGGACGACTGGTCGGTCCTGCTCAAACCGGACATCTGGCTCGCCGCCGCCGGGCAGATATTCTTCACCCTCAGCGTGGGGTTGGGCATGGTCCACACCTACGCCAGCTACCTGCGCAAGCGCGAGGATGTCGTCCTCAGCGGCCTCGCCTCGGCGGGAACCAACGAGCTGGTGGAGGTGGTGATCGGGGGCAGCATCGCCATTCCGGCGGCGGTCATTTTCTTCGGCGTGACACAGACCCGGGAGATCGCCGGATCCGGGACGTTCTTCATCGGCTTCTACGCGCTCCCGGTGATCTTCCAGCAGATGCCGGCCGGACAGTTTTTCGGCACGCTGTGGTTTCTGCTGCTCTTCCTCGCCGGACTCACCTCCTCCATGGCCATGTTCACCCCCCTGCTGGTCTTTCTGGAGGATGAGCTGCGTTTGACCCGGCGGCAGGGGGTGGCGCTGATCAGCGCCGTCGTGTTTGTGTTCATGCAGCCCGTTGTCCTCTTCATGCACCACGGGCTCATGGACGAGCTGGACTACTGGATGGGCGAGGTGGGCCTGGTCCTGTTTGTGGCCATCGAGTCTGTCGTCTTTTCCTGGGTGTTCGGCATGGACAAGGGCTGGCGGGAGATGCATCTCGGGGCGGACATCCGCCTGCCCCGGGTCTTCTATTACATCATGAAGTATGTCACCCCCTCCGCCTCCGTCATCATCTTCCTGTGGTGGTGCGGCGGCAGTCTCTGGGGAAAGCTGACCATGGCGGGCGCCGTGCCGGAGGACAAACCCTTCCTCTGGCTGGCGAGGGGGATGATTCTGGTCGTGGCCGCGTTCATTGCCTGGGGCATTCACCACGCCTGGAAGACGCACCCCAAGCTCTTTGAGGTCGTGGAACAAGAGGAGGGGGGAGAGGCATGA